A stretch of Buteo buteo chromosome 21, bButBut1.hap1.1, whole genome shotgun sequence DNA encodes these proteins:
- the LOC142042929 gene encoding LOW QUALITY PROTEIN: E3 ubiquitin-protein ligase PHF7-like (The sequence of the model RefSeq protein was modified relative to this genomic sequence to represent the inferred CDS: inserted 2 bases in 1 codon; deleted 1 base in 1 codon), translating to MSARKQEAPDSMEQACLLCRRAEADPALCGDKLEKRGLCAHEFCLLFASGLFQEGDLEAGLMGFLPEDVQCTIARAAQKHCFVCGESGAAISCWRSSCERSFHLPCAVEGGCVTQFALQYRAFCWEHRPEQAVEAAPEENTTCLICLDLVEERKSYGTMVCPACRHAWFHRGCIQVGXPFTCPRGTAGARQHQGLTVPLTFLLLQGQALCAGISCFQCPLCRDKEHFLSDMLTMGIRIPFRLPSWENRHQYAELGERHSRCDARECLCPGGREQAEQEGPWQLLLCCSCAAEGTHRRCSDLSSTDSWECDACAGLGTASSASSELAGPSTASQAGSGQSLRSPAPETSSPSTASQLPAGSSCGSPPSETSSPSTASQAASRSCGSPPLQGSSRSSPPGPVRMRDHSRLQRRAQHPYSRPRRRRDRSHAPAPSAETSTPSQAAPGPSHSSPAPETSSTSTASQLPAGSSSGSPALESSGSSSPPGPVRMRDRSRLQRRAQHPYSRPGRRHGTSRAPSPSAGPDPPPPAQ from the exons ATGTCCGCAAGGAAGCAGGAGGCCCCCGACTCGATGGAGCAGG CATGCCTGCTGTGTCGCCGGGCAGAGGCTGACCCGGCTCTCTGCGGGGACAAACTGGAGAAGCGAGGGCTCTGTGCCCACGAGTTTTGCCTG ctttttgCCAGCGGGCTTTTTCAGGAAGGGGACTTGGAAGCAGGACTCATGGGATTTCTCCCCGAGGATGTTCAATGTACAATCGCGCGGGCAGCGCAGAAG CACTGCTTCGTCTGTGGCGAGAGCGGGGCCGCCATCTCCTGCTGGCGGAGCAGCTGCGAGCGCAGCTTCCATCTCCCCTGTGCCGTGGAGGGTGGATGCGTCACCCAGTTCGCTCTTCAGTACAG GGCCTTCTGCTGGGAGCACCGCCCAGAGCAGGCAGTGGAGGCGGCTCCGGAGGAGAACACCACCTGCCTCATCTGCCTGGACCTTGTGGAGGAGAGAAAGTCCTACGGCACCATGGTGTGCCCAGCGTGCAGACACGCCTGGTTCCACAGGGGCTGCATCCAGGTAGG ACCGTTCACTTGTCCCCGGGGCACGGCAGGCGCTCGGCAGCACCAGGGCCTCACT GTGCCTCTTACGTTTCTCCTCCTGCAGGGACAGGCTCTGTGCGCCGGCATTTCTTGCTTCCAGTGCCCACTCTGTAGAGATAAGGAGCACTTTCTCTCGGACATGCTCACCATGGGGATCCGAATCCCCTTCAG ACTGCCGTCATGGGAGAACAGGCATCAATACGCAGAGCTAGGCGAGAGGCACAGCCGCTGCGATGCCAGGGAGTGCCTTTGTCCcggaggcagggagcaggcagagcaagagGG GCCCTGGCAactgctcctgtgctgctcctgcGCTGCCGAGGGCACCCACAGACGCTGCTCCGACTTGAGCAGCACGGACAGCTGGGAGTGCGACGCGTGTGCTGGCCTGGGCACCG CCTCCAGTGCCAGCTCGGAGCTCGCCGggcccagcactgccagccagGCAGGATCGGGGCAATCGCTCAGGTCTCCGGCACCGgagaccagcagccccagcaccgccagccagctgccagcagggTCCTCCTGCGGCTCCCCACCGTCGgagaccagcagccccagcaccgccaGCCAGGCAGCATCGCGGTCCTGCGGCTCCCCGCCACTTCAGGGCAGCAGCCGCTCCAGCCCCCCTGGGCCCGTGCGGATGCGAGACCACTCCCGCTTGCAACGCCGGGCCCAACACCCCTACAGCCGGCCCAGAAGACGCCGTGACAGGAGCCATGCGCCAGCACCAAGTGCTgagaccagcacccccagccaggCGGCGCCGGGGCCGTCCCACAGCTCCCCGGCACCCGagaccagcagcaccagcactgccagccagctgccagcggGGTCCTCCTCTGGCTCCCCAGCGCTCGAGAGCAGCGGAAGCTCCAGCCCCCCTGGGCCCGTGCGGATGCGAGACCGCTCCCGCTTGCAACGCCGGGCCCAACATCCCTACAGCCGGCCCGGACGCCGCCACGGGACCAGCCGTGCGCCATCCCCGAGCGCTGGTCCTGATCCCCCTCCACCCGCACAATAA